In one window of Leifsonia sp. NPDC080035 DNA:
- a CDS encoding cytochrome c biogenesis protein CcdA produces the protein MNIGQIVVSGQLLVALPIALVAGLVSFASPCVLPLVPGYLAYVGGTTDPGAKRDRGRVLTGVALFVLGFALVFIAYGAAFGALGFWLVRWQEVVIRVMGVVVILLGLVFIGQFSFLQRTIKPSWRPATGLIGAPLLGIVFGLGWTPCIGPTLGAILSLSVGSGSPWRGALLMLVYCIGLGIPFLLVALGLDWVAGSVAFLKRHIRAINIIGGALLVAIGVLMVTGLWTALMSSFLAVINGFVPAL, from the coding sequence GTGAACATCGGTCAGATCGTCGTCAGCGGGCAGCTGCTCGTTGCGCTGCCGATCGCGCTCGTGGCGGGCCTGGTCTCCTTCGCATCGCCCTGTGTGCTGCCGCTCGTCCCCGGCTACCTCGCCTATGTGGGAGGGACGACGGACCCAGGGGCCAAGCGCGACCGAGGACGCGTGCTCACCGGGGTCGCCCTGTTCGTGCTCGGGTTCGCGCTGGTGTTCATCGCCTACGGTGCTGCGTTCGGCGCGCTGGGGTTCTGGCTCGTGCGCTGGCAGGAGGTGGTCATCCGCGTCATGGGCGTCGTGGTGATCCTGCTCGGCCTCGTCTTCATCGGCCAGTTCTCGTTCCTGCAGCGCACCATCAAACCGAGCTGGCGGCCGGCGACCGGCCTGATCGGCGCGCCGCTGCTCGGCATCGTGTTCGGCCTCGGCTGGACGCCGTGCATCGGCCCGACCCTCGGAGCGATCCTCTCCCTCAGCGTCGGCTCCGGTTCGCCGTGGCGCGGCGCGCTCCTGATGCTCGTCTACTGCATCGGCCTCGGCATCCCGTTCCTCCTCGTCGCGCTCGGGCTCGACTGGGTCGCCGGCTCCGTCGCCTTCCTCAAGCGGCACATCCGGGCCATCAACATCATCGGCGGCGCTCTCCTCGTGGCGATCGGCGTCCTGATGGTCACCGGTCTCTGGACCGCCCTCATGTCCTCCTTCCTGGCGGTGATCAACGGTTTTGTCCCGGCCCTCTGA